In Veillonellales bacterium, the DNA window TCAATCCCGGGATATTGAGGCCGGAAGAGTTTATCCGGGAGGTCATCGAAGTGCGGTTTCCCAATCCATATATACCGGATACGCCCCAGCGGATTGCCACCGATACTTCCCAGAAGGTTGGCATACGGTTTGGCGAGACGATTAAGGCGTATTGCCGGAGGGATGATTTGTCAGTCCGGGATCTCCAATATATTCCACTGGTGATCGCTGCCTGGTGCCGGTATTTGATGGGGTTGGATGATCAGGGCCATGAAATGAGTTTAAGCCCGGATCCGTTATTAACCACCTTAACGCCTTGCCTTTCGGCAATAAAATTGGGAGAACGGGAAACAGTAAAAGAACACTTACAGCCGATACTTTCCAATGAAGCATTGTTTGGGATGAATCTGTATACGATTGGCTTGGGCAAAAAAATAGAAAGCTATTTTGCTGAAATGATTTCCGGGATTGGGGCAGTAAGAGCTGCATTGCAAAGACATTTGTAAAAAGTCATACCCTTCTGCGGTCGCCGCATTCTCTTCGGTTCCAAAATCTCGCACTTCCTTCGTGTCTTCGCGGTTCAAAAATTCCCGCATAAGCCAAGTCTTTTCTCGGAGGCATAAAACTTTTGTTAAAAAATAATAATTATTAATAACCTGGCAGGAGAATATAAAAAAAGCACGAAAATAAATAGTAAATAGCTAAATTTGACAAACGGAGTGAAACATTATGAAAGGAACTGTTGTCGGGACTTGGGTAAGTACTGCCAGGAAAATGTGGGGCGAGGAAGCAGCTAATCAGGCTATGGAGCAGGCCGGCTGGGCAGCGGATAAAATGTTTTTGCCAACCGAAGATGTAGAAGACAGTAAACCCAGGGACTTTGCGGCTGCGTTGGCCCGGCAAAACGGTAAAACGGAAGATGAAGTCTGGTTGGACATTGGTAAAGATAATGTAAAGACTTTTTTCCAATGTTATCCGGCCTTTTTTCAGCAGGAAAGTCTCTATTCTTTTTTGCGGTCGATGTATGATGTGCATGTGGTGATGGTCAAACGGCTGCCGGGGGCTCATCCGCCGGAGCTCCTGATTGATCCCATATCGGAATGGGAGGCTGTCTTAAGCTATCGTTCCAAACGGGGAATGTTTGGATATTTACAAGGCTTGCTGGCCGGCGCCGCCGAACATTTTAAGGAAGAAATCAAGACAGAAACGATAGAATCTTCGCCGGAGCAGATGAAAATAAAAATCCGGTTTGCTCAGCCGATTACCCATACCAAGACCTATGGGCTGAATCGGCTGCTAGCCTTTGGGGTATTGAAAAATCTTTCGGCGAAAATCGGTGTGGCAGCGGCAGTGGCGACTGCTGCTGCTGCTGCTGTTTTGAATGGCGCCGGAATGAATATTTCCTTCTGGTCGGCTCTCGTCAGCGGTATTGGGGCCGCGATTGGCGCTAAGCTGCTGCTCCGGCCTTTCCAGTTCATTCAGGAAGAAATTCAGCGGCTGCAGGAGCGCAAATATTTTACCGAAACCAATATTCGTTCGGACGATGAGTTTGAGGCGATTATCCGGGGACTGGCTGTTTATAAGAAGCGGGTAAAAAGTGAGTTTACCGGGTTTAAGGGTATCGGTGATGAGATGAATCAGTATGCCGATAATTTTAATAGTCTGGCCGACAAAATGAAAGGGACTTCGGATGAAATTTCCGGAGTCGTGCTGGATGTGGCTACGGCTGCGACCAATCAGGCTCAGGAGACGGAGAATGCAGTCGGGATTTTAAACGGGAATCTGGAAATGCTGCAGCGGGTAGTGAATGAGCAGGCGGCTAACAAGCAGCAATTGGAAAATGCAGTCAGTGAGATTAATAAAGGGTTTGGCGACGTTCAGGCATCCAGCGGTAAATTAAGCGAGAGCCTGCAGCGTTTTGCCGATGTCAAGCAGTCGGCGGGTCATCTTCAGACTCAGGCTACAAAAATCAATGAAATTACCGGCATGGTGGCTGCCATTGCCAATC includes these proteins:
- a CDS encoding heme NO-binding domain-containing protein, which encodes MKGTVVGTWVSTARKMWGEEAANQAMEQAGWAADKMFLPTEDVEDSKPRDFAAALARQNGKTEDEVWLDIGKDNVKTFFQCYPAFFQQESLYSFLRSMYDVHVVMVKRLPGAHPPELLIDPISEWEAVLSYRSKRGMFGYLQGLLAGAAEHFKEEIKTETIESSPEQMKIKIRFAQPITHTKTYGLNRLLAFGVLKNLSAKIGVAAAVATAAAAAVLNGAGMNISFWSALVSGIGAAIGAKLLLRPFQFIQEEIQRLQERKYFTETNIRSDDEFEAIIRGLAVYKKRVKSEFTGFKGIGDEMNQYADNFNSLADKMKGTSDEISGVVLDVATAATNQAQETENAVGILNGNLEMLQRVVNEQAANKQQLENAVSEINKGFGDVQASSGKLSESLQRFADVKQSAGHLQTQATKINEITGMVAAIANQTNLLALNAAIEAARAGEQGRGFAVVAEEVRKLAEQSRQHSDSITSDLQVLISIISKVVTMIGEEYDVLAVESRQLGEVVTNNSLQVENVHHVADNIVDMIEKLEHEMSGLHQVYDKIESLAAISEENSAASEEVSASVQVYNDKLHDMMDKIREFKVVIQHFSEDVNQYRT